The Parvibaculum sp. DNA segment TGGCACGTCTTTCCCGGTATCGGTGCGTGAAGCGTCGGAACGTGAAACGGAAGCCCGGCCCCGCCGCGCGTGAACATCGTCGAGTGCGGCGGTGAGATCGGCGAGAAGCTCGGCCCATCGCCGCGTCGGCGTGGCGTGGCGGCCGATCAGCACGTAGTCGTAACCGGGTTTTGCGGCAAGCGGAAGAATTTCGGCCGCTGCCGC contains these protein-coding regions:
- the rnpA gene encoding ribonuclease P protein component; protein product: MDRQIDKIRKRRDFLAAAHGRKRAERGLVLQALDRHDDGAPRAGFTVTRKVGNAVIRNRAKRRLRAAAAEILPLAAKPGYDYVLIGRHATPTRRWAELLADLTAALDDVHARRGRASVSRSDASRTDTGKDVPHG